DNA from Leptospira mayottensis 200901116:
CCCCTTTGCTCTTCGAGACGTTTTTTAAATTCTTCCAAAAGTTGATCCGGCGGAATCAGGGAAGGAGGAAGTTTATTCGGATTATCAAATATCTGATTCAACCAATCCAATAAATCTTGTTTCAGCTCAGGTTTGAGTGCACCCTTTTCCCCGAAAATTTCGGAAAAAACGAGATCGAAGGAATCGAAATGCTTGATGTCCTTTACCATACAAGCTCTGGAAAAGCGATAGAGTTCGTTCAAATCAATCCATACCTTCTGATAAGTTGTATAATGATCTACAACTTTCAAAAAATCCAAAAATTCTCCCGTCGTAACCGGTATCCCTTCCGCCCTAAGCCTATAAAAAAATGGGATAAACATTTTAATTTCTGAATAACCTCAGATCCTCTTCGTTTTTTATAAGCGCGCCGAGAAACGGAATTCGAACCTCGTCTTTTAATACCGCTCCTTGGTGTACTAAAATCTGAATCCAATCCAAAAGTTCACTTGTCCCCGGTTTCTTTTTCAAATCGTCCATTCTCCGAATGAGGTAAAACATCTCAAGAGCTTTGATGAGCAACGTATGGCCTACCCCCGGATAATGAGAAAGAATGATCTTTTTCATAAATTCTGGATCCGGAAATTCTATATAATGAAAAATACATCTTCTTAAAAAAGCCGCAGGTAGTTCCTTTTCGTTATTTGAAGTGATAATAGTCAAAGGGCGATGTTTTGCTTGAATACGTTTCGAAATTTCGGGAATGAAAAATTCCATTCGATCCAGCTCTAAAAGTAGATCGTTCGGAAATTCAATATCGGCCTTATCTATTTCGTCGATGAGAACGATCGATTTTTTATCCAGACTAAACGCTTCTCCAAGCGCACCAAGTCGAATATAATTTTCTATATTCTTTACTTTTTCGGAGTCCTCTGAAAAACGAGAATCATTCAATCGAGAAACCGCGTCATAAAAATACAAACCCTCTTTCGCCTGGGTGATAGATTTGATATGCCAGGTATATAAAAAAAGTTTTCTTTGATCCGCGAGATATTCGGCTAAAAGAGATTTGCCGGTTCCGGGCTCTCCCTTTAAAAGTAAAGGACGAGAGGTTACTTCGGCGAGAAGGATCGCTTCTTCCAATGCGGGAGATAATAGATAGGTTTCAGTGGATAGTTTCATGAGAAGTCTGGAATTGATTCTAACGTGAAGGCGGTTCCCTGCAAGAGAAAAACCTTTTTTCTATCTAACTTCGAAAACGACACTATCAATGATCTTTCCATCCTTATCTTGCAAGGAAAGAATATGAAATCCGCGCTCGGGTTTCCAAAATACATCCTTTTGTTTGGCTTCCTGAATTCTTTTCCCATCCAAGACCCATCGAAATCCGGACATAAACGCAGACGCAGAAAAATAGAGTTTCTGTCTTCCTTCAGGGATATCTGGATCCAACGCGTAAATTGTTTCGTTTCCAGGAATCAAAATCTTAGGAATAGAAGATGATTCCACAAGCTGACGTACGTGCGAATCACGAAAGGCCTCAAAGGATGTACTCGGTTGTTTTTCTCTTTCCTGAAGTAGATTCATCACCGCATTCCAAATCGGAGCCGCCCCCGTAACTCCACTCACGTCCCACATAGGGCTTCCATCCAAATTGCCGACCCAAACACCAACCGTATAATTTTTCGAATACCCCACACACCAATTGTCTCTCATGTCCTGGGAAGTTCCCGTTTTTACCGCCGTAAAAAACCGAGTGCTAAGATGATTGTTGAGACCGAAGGAAAGAAAACGGTATTCCCGATTGGATAAAATTTCGTCTAACGTTTCAGTAGCTTGTTTCGTATAAATTCTATTCCAAAGATTTCCTTCTCGGAAATTTTCCTCAAGTGTTTGTTTTGCTTCGTATGGAAAAAAGGTAGGCTTAGAACCCATCCCTCCGTTTGCAAGAGTTCTATAAGCGTTGGTCAATTCAAAAAGTGTAACGTCCGCGCTTCCAAGAGCCAGTGAAGATCCATAAAAATCCGCCCGCTTCAATCCGCTCAAACCAAGGTCCTTCAATCTCTGAACAAAACTAGGAACACTTACAAGATCTAAAACGTGGACCGCAGGAATATTCAAGGAAGAGGCAAGCGCATATTTCGCCTGCACGTTTCCATGATACGTGTCGCTGTAATTCGATGGTTTGTAAATTCCGGAAACCGCGTTCCATTCAGCAGGAATATCTTCCAAAATGGAATTCGGCTTTAACACTTCCTTTTCAAATGCAAGTCCGTATAAAAACGGCTTCAACGTGGAACCTGCCTGTCTTTTGGACGGAATAGAGTCCACATAAAAAGAAGAACTATCTGGAAGATTTCCGACGTAAACCAAAATGGCACCGGATAAGTTGTCTAAGACTAGAATTCCGGCTTCAGCTACGTTTTGTTTTTTCAACCCGTCTATAATGTTTTTTGCAAGTTCGGTAACCTTCCATTGAAGATCAAAGTCCAAGGTCGTTTTGACTTTCCCGTCTCTGGAAAGAAATTCCGGATTCTCTCTAAAAATTTTTTGAGCCGCATGAAACGCAATTCCTTCAATGGCAGGCAAACTGTTTATCTTTGTGGTCATCCGATCGACCACACTTTCAAAAAAATCACAAAGTTCCTCCCTTTGAATTTTTTTTGCAAGGACACAACTTCGTTTGACTAAAGCGGAAGAACTTGCTCCCGGAAACGGAAGCATCGCAACAAGGAGAACAGACTCTGCGTCACTCAAAGCAGAAGGCTCCTTTTGAAAAAGCCCTCGGCTCGCCGCTCTGAGTCCCTTGTGCTCTCCTCGAAACTGAATTAGATTGAGATAGCCCATGAGAATTTCGTTCTTGCTCCAGGTCTGTTCTATCTTTTGAGCGAATCTCATCTGTTCCCATTTATCGAAAATGTTTCTACGCCCCGGTTTGGTACCGAGAAAAATTCCAGCGAGTTGCATGGAAAGTGTACTCGCCCCTCTCTTTGAATTTCCTAAGACTCTATCCTTCATTGCACCTAAAATCGCAAGTGGATCCACTCCAGAATGTTCAAAGAACCGTTTGTCCTCCTGCATAAATAAGGCTAGCAATAAGGTTTCCGGAATTTCTCCCTCTTCTGTCCAGGATAATTTTCTTTCCCGAACGTTAAACCGGATCGTCTGCAAAAATCTTCCGTGAAGATCCAAAATTGTCCCGTCGGAAGGACGGTACGAGTCTCGAATTTCCCTGTAGGAGGGAATTTCTTCGGAAGAAATTACATTTGAATAAAAGAATATACCAATAAACAAAAATACCGATATATTCTTCTTATACATGAGGAATTTATTCCTTCGTCACGATTTGATCCAGGTTCAGAATTTCCGCAAACTGATCTGGAAGATACATCGCTTCGGTCCTAGTAGGAGGTAAGACAAATTTTCCAGTATGATTGATTCGATATATGTATTCAAGAGTCACAGAACCCGCAGGCAAATATTCAAAATACGCCGTATAACCTTCCCATTTTCTTTCCACAAAAGTAGGAGATGACCATCCGTTATCGTCCCTTGCAAATTCGGCACTGATTCTTGAATCGTTCCCGAGTCCTGTGCCTAAAATGTTAGCCCCCGCCGGAATTGGATCTTTGACGGCAATCCAAGATAAATCAGACTCGGTATAAATTTTCAGACGAACACGTACCAAATCTCCTTCTCGAAACGACAACTTCTTATTTCCGGATTCATCCAACATTTCCTTTTCCATTCTCATCC
Protein-coding regions in this window:
- a CDS encoding AAA family ATPase, whose protein sequence is MKLSTETYLLSPALEEAILLAEVTSRPLLLKGEPGTGKSLLAEYLADQRKLFLYTWHIKSITQAKEGLYFYDAVSRLNDSRFSEDSEKVKNIENYIRLGALGEAFSLDKKSIVLIDEIDKADIEFPNDLLLELDRMEFFIPEISKRIQAKHRPLTIITSNNEKELPAAFLRRCIFHYIEFPDPEFMKKIILSHYPGVGHTLLIKALEMFYLIRRMDDLKKKPGTSELLDWIQILVHQGAVLKDEVRIPFLGALIKNEEDLRLFRN
- the pbpC gene encoding penicillin-binding protein 1C, encoding MYKKNISVFLFIGIFFYSNVISSEEIPSYREIRDSYRPSDGTILDLHGRFLQTIRFNVRERKLSWTEEGEIPETLLLALFMQEDKRFFEHSGVDPLAILGAMKDRVLGNSKRGASTLSMQLAGIFLGTKPGRRNIFDKWEQMRFAQKIEQTWSKNEILMGYLNLIQFRGEHKGLRAASRGLFQKEPSALSDAESVLLVAMLPFPGASSSALVKRSCVLAKKIQREELCDFFESVVDRMTTKINSLPAIEGIAFHAAQKIFRENPEFLSRDGKVKTTLDFDLQWKVTELAKNIIDGLKKQNVAEAGILVLDNLSGAILVYVGNLPDSSSFYVDSIPSKRQAGSTLKPFLYGLAFEKEVLKPNSILEDIPAEWNAVSGIYKPSNYSDTYHGNVQAKYALASSLNIPAVHVLDLVSVPSFVQRLKDLGLSGLKRADFYGSSLALGSADVTLFELTNAYRTLANGGMGSKPTFFPYEAKQTLEENFREGNLWNRIYTKQATETLDEILSNREYRFLSFGLNNHLSTRFFTAVKTGTSQDMRDNWCVGYSKNYTVGVWVGNLDGSPMWDVSGVTGAAPIWNAVMNLLQEREKQPSTSFEAFRDSHVRQLVESSSIPKILIPGNETIYALDPDIPEGRQKLYFSASAFMSGFRWVLDGKRIQEAKQKDVFWKPERGFHILSLQDKDGKIIDSVVFEVR